A single Anatilimnocola floriformis DNA region contains:
- a CDS encoding ABC transporter ATP-binding protein translates to MIELIDFGKDYGEFRAVECLNLKIEAGEMFGFIGPNGAGKSTSIRFLATLLKASRGEGIVNGHSVTQDPMSVRQSVGYMPDNFGVYDGMKVWEFLDFYAVAYRLPKAKRKQVIGDVLELLDLGHKRDDYVNGLSKGMKQRLCMAKTLVHDPPVLILDEPTSGLDPRARVEVKALFKELRKMGKTILISSHILSELADCCSSIGIIERGQLLMHGPIEEVYKRIRGNRTVEVRFVNNMDVGMSVIRSSPHCRRIAADVNSCVVELETDDRGVAELLQQLVYNKVELRSFAEKDPSLEDVFMMVTKGLVT, encoded by the coding sequence ATGATTGAACTCATCGACTTCGGCAAAGACTACGGCGAGTTTCGCGCGGTCGAATGCCTGAATCTCAAAATCGAAGCGGGCGAAATGTTCGGCTTCATCGGCCCCAACGGCGCCGGCAAGAGCACGTCGATCCGCTTCCTGGCGACGCTGTTGAAAGCAAGCCGAGGCGAGGGAATCGTCAACGGCCACAGCGTGACGCAGGACCCCATGTCCGTGCGGCAGAGCGTCGGCTACATGCCTGATAACTTCGGCGTGTATGACGGCATGAAGGTGTGGGAGTTTCTCGATTTTTATGCGGTTGCTTATCGCCTGCCGAAGGCCAAGCGCAAGCAGGTCATCGGCGACGTGCTGGAACTGCTCGACCTTGGCCACAAGCGCGACGATTATGTAAACGGCCTGTCGAAGGGCATGAAACAGCGGCTGTGCATGGCCAAGACCCTGGTGCACGATCCACCGGTGCTCATTCTCGATGAGCCGACAAGTGGTCTCGATCCACGGGCCCGCGTCGAAGTGAAAGCGCTGTTCAAAGAACTCCGGAAGATGGGCAAAACGATTCTCATCTCCAGCCACATTTTGTCGGAGCTCGCCGACTGCTGTTCTAGCATCGGCATCATCGAGCGCGGTCAGTTGCTGATGCACGGGCCGATCGAAGAAGTCTACAAACGAATCCGTGGCAACCGAACCGTCGAAGTTCGCTTTGTGAACAACATGGACGTCGGCATGTCGGTGATTCGTTCGAGCCCGCACTGCCGCCGCATCGCTGCGGATGTGAACAGCTGCGTCGTGGAACTCGAAACCGACGATCGCGGCGTCGCCGAACTGCTGCAACAGCTGGTCTACAACAAAGTCGAGCTGCGGAGCTTCGCCGAAAAAGATCCGTCGCTGGAAGACGTCTTTATGATGGTGACGAAGGGGCTGGTGACTTAA
- the nadE gene encoding NAD(+) synthase has product MKLVRVGAAILNQTPLDWDGNRRRISGAIATAREQGVSILCLPELCITGYGCEDAFHAVGTQNYALQVLGELLPETRGMIVSFGVPLLYGSGLYNTSCLAADGKLLGFVGKQNLAGEGIHYEPRWFKRWPADVAVPVRVMGREVPLGDLIFECGGVRIGFEICEDAWVAERPGGNLASRGVDIILNPSASHFAFGKHEVRKRFVTEGSRAFNVAYVYANLLGNESGRAIYDGDAMIAVAGQLIATGPRFSYDDWKVTTATIDIDAIRTSRARIGSFRPEIVADDKGVARSDFSFPAVQPTKSHVEELPWETSSHLKEEEFTRAVPLALFDYLRKSRSRGFVVSLSGGADSTAVSLLVSLAVNFGLAELGREAFLEKLSYIPGLNNAQEPREIVQKLLTCAYQATRNSGPITRNAAKTVADAVGAQYYELEVDSIVEGYKEAVSRVLGRPLDWKTDDIALQNIQARVRSPSIWMLANIGNALLLSTSNRSEAAVGYATMDGDTSGGLSPIAGIDKNFLRHWLRWFEKIGPHATGSFVGGPLPALAVVNEQAPTAELRPAASKQTDEDDLMPYDLLDAIERAAIRDKLAPVEIWRVMQVEFPQHSSQQLAIWVERFFKLWCRNQWKRERYAPSFHLDDENLDPKTWCRFPILSGGYERELAELRELAKKD; this is encoded by the coding sequence ATGAAGCTCGTCCGAGTTGGCGCAGCCATTCTCAATCAAACGCCTCTCGACTGGGACGGCAATCGGCGACGAATCAGCGGCGCGATCGCGACCGCACGCGAGCAAGGCGTGTCGATACTCTGCCTGCCCGAGCTCTGCATCACCGGCTACGGCTGTGAGGACGCGTTTCATGCGGTGGGAACGCAAAACTACGCGCTGCAGGTCCTCGGCGAATTGCTCCCCGAGACGCGCGGCATGATCGTGTCTTTCGGCGTGCCACTGCTGTATGGCAGCGGCTTGTACAACACCTCGTGCCTCGCCGCCGATGGCAAGCTGCTCGGTTTTGTCGGCAAGCAGAATTTGGCCGGCGAAGGAATTCACTACGAGCCACGGTGGTTCAAGCGCTGGCCCGCCGATGTCGCGGTGCCGGTGCGCGTGATGGGGCGGGAAGTGCCGCTCGGCGATTTGATTTTTGAATGCGGCGGCGTGCGGATCGGTTTCGAGATTTGCGAGGATGCCTGGGTCGCCGAACGACCCGGCGGTAATCTGGCTTCGCGCGGCGTCGATATCATTTTGAATCCCAGCGCCAGCCACTTCGCCTTCGGCAAGCACGAAGTCCGCAAACGGTTTGTCACCGAAGGCTCGCGAGCCTTCAACGTCGCGTATGTCTACGCCAACTTGCTCGGCAATGAATCAGGCCGAGCGATCTACGACGGCGATGCGATGATTGCCGTGGCGGGACAGTTAATCGCCACCGGGCCGCGGTTTTCGTACGACGATTGGAAGGTGACGACCGCGACGATCGACATTGATGCAATCCGCACCAGTCGTGCCCGCATCGGCAGCTTTCGGCCCGAGATTGTCGCCGATGACAAAGGGGTCGCGCGGTCGGACTTTTCGTTTCCCGCCGTGCAACCAACGAAGTCGCACGTCGAAGAGCTCCCCTGGGAAACGTCGAGCCATTTGAAAGAAGAAGAGTTCACCCGCGCAGTGCCGCTGGCGCTCTTTGATTATCTGCGCAAAAGCCGCTCGCGCGGTTTTGTCGTTTCGCTCAGCGGCGGTGCTGATTCAACGGCCGTTTCACTGCTCGTATCGCTCGCAGTAAATTTCGGCCTAGCCGAGTTGGGCCGCGAAGCCTTTCTGGAAAAGCTCAGCTACATTCCGGGTTTGAACAACGCTCAAGAGCCGCGCGAGATTGTGCAGAAGCTACTGACGTGCGCCTACCAGGCGACACGCAACAGCGGGCCGATCACACGCAACGCAGCGAAAACCGTCGCTGATGCCGTCGGCGCGCAGTACTACGAACTCGAAGTCGATTCGATCGTCGAAGGCTATAAGGAAGCGGTCAGCCGAGTCCTCGGCCGGCCGCTCGATTGGAAGACCGACGACATCGCCCTGCAAAACATTCAGGCTCGCGTTCGTTCCCCCAGCATTTGGATGCTCGCCAACATCGGCAACGCACTGCTCCTCTCGACCAGCAATCGCAGTGAAGCTGCCGTCGGCTACGCCACGATGGACGGCGACACCAGCGGCGGTCTATCGCCGATTGCGGGCATCGACAAGAACTTTCTCCGCCATTGGCTGCGGTGGTTTGAAAAAATCGGCCCGCACGCGACGGGCTCGTTTGTCGGCGGTCCGCTGCCGGCGCTCGCAGTCGTCAACGAGCAAGCGCCGACGGCAGAGCTGCGGCCTGCTGCGTCGAAGCAGACTGATGAAGACGATCTCATGCCGTACGACCTGCTCGACGCAATCGAGCGGGCCGCGATTCGCGACAAGCTCGCGCCGGTCGAAATTTGGCGAGTAATGCAGGTCGAGTTTCCTCAGCACTCGTCGCAACAGCTTGCCATTTGGGTCGAGCGGTTTTTCAAACTCTGGTGCCGCAATCAATGGAAGCGCGAACGCTACGCGCCGTCGTTTCATCTCGACGATGAAAACCTCGATCCGAAGACTTGGTGTCGCTTCCCAATTTTGTCGGGCGGGTATGAACGAGAACTTGCCGAGCTGCGCGAGTTGGCTAAGAAGGATTGA
- a CDS encoding NAD(P)H-hydrate epimerase: protein MNNFLTRDQVRSLDRRAADEFGLLGLVLMENAGRSCVQSLLRHGCRGPVVICCGKGNNGGDGFVIARQLDAIGIPVKILLVADPAQLQGDAAANFSIAQKSCLPIELIPSIISADEFDQQLDGAEWLVDCLLGTGSRGNPHPPMALVIERLNISPARKFAVDLPSGLDCDSGAPGEPTVRADVTCTFVAPKIGFANPVAAEFLGIVEVGDIGVPRKLLEEYGVVKRTSSF from the coding sequence ATGAACAATTTTCTCACTCGCGACCAGGTTCGCTCCCTCGATCGCCGGGCAGCCGACGAGTTCGGCTTGCTCGGTTTGGTGCTTATGGAAAACGCCGGTCGCAGCTGCGTGCAATCGCTGCTACGGCATGGCTGTCGCGGGCCAGTCGTCATTTGCTGCGGCAAAGGAAACAACGGTGGCGATGGGTTTGTGATCGCCAGGCAACTCGATGCGATCGGCATTCCGGTTAAGATCCTGCTCGTCGCCGATCCGGCGCAATTGCAGGGAGACGCGGCGGCAAACTTCTCCATTGCCCAGAAAAGTTGCCTGCCAATCGAGTTGATTCCCTCAATCATTTCTGCGGATGAGTTCGACCAACAATTGGACGGCGCCGAATGGCTTGTCGATTGCTTGCTCGGAACGGGATCGCGTGGTAATCCGCATCCACCAATGGCGCTAGTCATCGAACGGCTGAACATTTCTCCGGCGAGGAAGTTCGCCGTCGATCTTCCCAGCGGCCTCGATTGCGACTCGGGCGCGCCCGGCGAACCGACGGTTCGCGCCGATGTCACCTGCACGTTTGTCGCGCCGAAGATCGGCTTTGCCAATCCGGTCGCCGCGGAGTTTTTGGGGATTGTGGAAGTTGGCGACATCGGCGTGCCGCGGAAATTGCTAGAGGAATATGGCGTCGTGAAGAGGACGTCTTCATTCTAG
- a CDS encoding SMP-30/gluconolactonase/LRE family protein, whose product MLRSLTLCLLASLVCANVSRAQESLVAPGEKVTKVAGDMKFTEGPAWFPAKKLLVFSDIPSSKLMQWSEKDGLSLFRESQASNGNILDLEGRLITCQHDGRNLVRTETDGKVTVLADKCDGKKFNSPNDVAVRSDGTLWFTDPAWGLNGAGDYPGHYVFKLDPATGKVEPVIKDLAMPNGINFSPDESRLYVADTGGHQKHPDPSFHKKPAVIRCYEVSKTGELGKILFTIEHGSDGMCLDVKGNLYTTHGGITVHDPEGKVIEKIAVPEGPANCAFGGEDMKTLFITAKTSLYSVRMVNAGAKPVGAKW is encoded by the coding sequence ATGCTTCGATCATTAACGCTCTGTCTGCTCGCGTCTTTGGTTTGCGCGAACGTTTCTCGTGCGCAAGAGTCGCTCGTTGCTCCCGGCGAGAAGGTCACTAAAGTTGCCGGTGATATGAAGTTCACCGAAGGGCCGGCGTGGTTTCCGGCCAAGAAGCTGCTGGTGTTTTCGGACATTCCCAGCAGCAAGCTGATGCAATGGAGCGAGAAGGATGGCTTGTCGTTGTTTCGCGAGAGCCAGGCTTCGAACGGCAACATCTTGGATCTCGAAGGCCGGCTGATCACTTGTCAGCATGACGGTCGCAACCTGGTCCGCACCGAAACCGACGGCAAAGTCACGGTCCTGGCCGATAAGTGCGACGGCAAGAAGTTCAACTCGCCGAACGACGTCGCCGTTCGTTCCGATGGCACGCTGTGGTTCACCGATCCAGCCTGGGGCCTGAATGGCGCCGGCGATTATCCGGGGCATTATGTGTTTAAGCTCGATCCGGCTACCGGTAAGGTTGAGCCGGTGATCAAGGATCTGGCGATGCCGAACGGGATCAACTTTTCGCCCGATGAGTCGCGTCTGTATGTCGCCGATACCGGCGGCCATCAAAAGCATCCCGATCCGTCGTTTCACAAAAAGCCAGCCGTCATTCGCTGCTATGAAGTGAGCAAGACTGGCGAACTCGGCAAGATCCTATTCACGATCGAACACGGCAGCGACGGCATGTGCCTCGATGTGAAAGGCAATCTCTACACCACGCACGGCGGCATCACGGTGCATGATCCCGAAGGGAAGGTCATCGAGAAAATCGCGGTTCCCGAAGGGCCAGCCAACTGCGCTTTTGGCGGCGAAGACATGAAGACGCTGTTCATCACGGCGAAGACGTCGCTCTACAGCGTGCGAATGGTCAACGCCGGAGCAAAGCCAGTCGGCGCGAAGTGGTAG
- the lpxB gene encoding lipid-A-disaccharide synthase: MKLFFSVGEPSGDLHGANLIRELQRKAGNVDAIGLGGPRMQAAGCQLMRDMTDLAIMGLVPALVKLPEFFKLLAQVEQALKAERPDAVVLIDYPGFNWHVAKKAKALGIPVVYYGLPQLWAWLSYRVEKVRKYIDHPLCKLPFEEAWFRGQGCEATTYVGHPYFDELKAQTLDQQFLEQFKNNPQRLVAILPGSRRSEVQRNFALQIKAARLVHRAVPDVRFAVASYNDQQAAMAAKILGNHDLPLTIIPGKTPELIHAATCCMAVSGSVSLELLYHAKPSVMQYNLAMPSYYIMKHLVRVQYMTLPNLITTPELHPPRTQKYRRGDVVHSHVLFPEYPHWRDRSAQVASHAIEWLQNEPARLDLVRRLEQLRGTLAIGGASSRTADYILQHVVPQVANQARAA, encoded by the coding sequence ATGAAACTCTTCTTCTCCGTCGGCGAGCCCAGCGGCGATTTGCACGGCGCGAACCTCATTCGCGAATTACAACGCAAAGCCGGCAACGTCGACGCCATCGGCCTCGGCGGCCCACGCATGCAAGCCGCCGGTTGCCAATTGATGCGTGATATGACCGACCTGGCCATCATGGGCCTCGTCCCCGCGCTGGTAAAACTTCCTGAGTTCTTCAAATTGCTGGCCCAGGTCGAACAAGCCCTCAAAGCCGAGCGACCCGATGCGGTGGTGCTGATCGACTACCCGGGTTTCAATTGGCATGTGGCGAAAAAAGCCAAAGCCCTCGGCATTCCGGTGGTTTATTACGGCCTGCCTCAGCTCTGGGCCTGGTTGTCGTATCGCGTCGAAAAAGTCCGCAAATACATCGACCACCCGCTCTGTAAACTCCCCTTCGAAGAAGCCTGGTTTCGTGGGCAGGGCTGCGAAGCCACGACCTACGTTGGGCATCCGTATTTCGATGAACTCAAAGCGCAAACGCTCGATCAGCAGTTCCTCGAACAGTTCAAAAACAACCCGCAACGGCTCGTCGCCATTCTTCCCGGCTCCCGCCGCAGTGAAGTGCAGCGTAACTTCGCTCTACAAATCAAAGCCGCCCGCCTCGTGCATCGCGCGGTCCCTGATGTTCGCTTTGCCGTCGCCAGTTACAACGACCAGCAAGCCGCCATGGCGGCCAAGATTCTCGGCAATCACGATCTGCCGCTGACGATCATTCCGGGTAAGACGCCCGAGCTAATCCATGCGGCCACCTGCTGCATGGCCGTCTCGGGCAGCGTTTCGCTCGAATTGCTGTATCACGCCAAGCCGAGCGTCATGCAGTACAACCTCGCGATGCCTTCGTACTACATCATGAAGCATCTGGTGCGGGTGCAGTACATGACCCTGCCGAACCTGATCACCACGCCCGAGCTTCATCCGCCGCGTACGCAGAAGTATCGCCGTGGCGACGTCGTGCACAGCCACGTTCTCTTTCCGGAATATCCGCACTGGCGGGACCGCAGTGCTCAGGTCGCCAGCCATGCGATCGAATGGCTGCAAAATGAACCAGCCCGGCTGGACCTCGTCCGCCGGCTGGAACAACTCCGCGGCACCCTCGCCATTGGCGGCGCCTCGTCCCGCACGGCCGACTACATCCTGCAACACGTCGTGCCGCAGGTGGCAAATCAGGCTCGAGCAGCCTGA
- a CDS encoding NYN domain-containing protein → MKLLVDGYNLLHASGVFGSPTDPPTLETARRALIDFLAQHLPERERTRTTIVFDGKDAPPGLPAEGSHEKMRFVFSRRKTTADELIAEMIAAEKDPRQLFVVSSDHGVQRAARQRGVSFEDSEVWTRELRTKASAVAFPTEKTEPTQSAADIAHWLREFSPSPPHKTPSSQKSSLKKSSSKKKDQK, encoded by the coding sequence ATGAAATTGCTCGTCGATGGCTACAACCTGCTGCACGCGAGCGGTGTATTTGGCTCACCTACCGATCCGCCAACGCTGGAAACCGCGCGGCGAGCATTGATCGATTTTCTCGCCCAGCATCTCCCCGAGCGCGAACGAACTCGCACGACGATTGTCTTTGATGGCAAGGACGCGCCGCCGGGACTGCCGGCCGAAGGGTCGCACGAAAAGATGCGGTTCGTTTTTTCGCGGCGAAAGACCACGGCGGATGAACTGATTGCAGAGATGATTGCAGCGGAAAAAGATCCACGGCAGTTGTTTGTGGTCTCGAGCGACCACGGTGTGCAACGGGCTGCCCGGCAGCGCGGTGTTTCGTTTGAAGACAGCGAAGTGTGGACTCGCGAGTTGCGAACGAAGGCCTCCGCAGTCGCGTTTCCAACCGAAAAAACGGAACCAACGCAGTCAGCCGCCGACATCGCTCATTGGCTGCGCGAGTTTTCGCCATCGCCGCCGCACAAGACACCGAGTTCGCAGAAGTCGAGTTTGAAGAAGTCGAGTTCGAAGAAGAAAGACCAAAAATGA
- a CDS encoding D-TA family PLP-dependent enzyme, giving the protein MDSVYSIADTSEIISPAMIIYRDLVEQNLREIIRIAGDPARLRPHCKTHKMPAITRLQLEMGITKHKCATLAEAEMLAEAGVRDIVLAYNPVGPNIGRVIKFLQKFAGTKLAVTADHPQPVAQLGAAAAAANLQIEVLVDIDSGQHRTGLPAGPEAVELYKTIAATKGLLPGGLHLYDGQNHQTEMAARKAAVLACWEPAKRLHDELVAAGLSVPRILCGGTGSFPIFAALQHPAIELSPGTVVFHDAGYREMFPDLNFTPAALLITRVISRPTPNRVTTDLGYKAVASDPPAGKRLSFPDLPDAVAVLQNEEHLVLETSRAAEFQPGDELMAIPRHVCPTSALHKSVYVVSDGKLQESWDVVGRDRVLTV; this is encoded by the coding sequence ATGGACTCTGTCTACTCCATCGCCGATACCAGCGAAATCATCAGCCCTGCGATGATCATCTATCGCGATCTGGTCGAACAAAATCTGCGCGAGATCATTCGCATCGCCGGCGACCCGGCGCGGTTGCGGCCGCATTGCAAGACGCACAAGATGCCGGCGATTACGCGGTTGCAATTGGAAATGGGAATCACCAAGCACAAATGTGCGACGCTGGCCGAAGCCGAAATGCTCGCCGAAGCCGGCGTGCGCGATATTGTGCTGGCCTACAACCCAGTTGGTCCCAACATCGGCCGGGTGATCAAGTTCTTGCAGAAGTTCGCGGGAACCAAACTCGCCGTGACGGCAGATCATCCGCAACCGGTGGCACAGCTGGGGGCTGCGGCCGCAGCGGCGAATTTGCAAATCGAGGTGCTGGTCGATATCGACAGCGGTCAACATCGCACTGGTTTGCCGGCCGGGCCAGAGGCGGTGGAACTTTACAAAACAATTGCCGCGACAAAGGGACTGTTGCCAGGCGGATTGCATTTATACGACGGTCAAAATCACCAAACTGAGATGGCAGCGCGAAAAGCAGCGGTGCTCGCTTGTTGGGAGCCAGCGAAAAGACTGCACGATGAGCTCGTCGCGGCGGGATTGAGCGTGCCGAGGATTCTATGTGGCGGGACGGGTTCTTTTCCGATCTTTGCGGCGCTGCAGCATCCGGCCATCGAGCTCAGTCCCGGCACGGTAGTTTTTCATGACGCCGGTTATCGCGAGATGTTTCCGGATCTCAATTTCACACCGGCAGCGCTCCTTATCACCCGCGTCATCAGTCGGCCGACGCCGAACCGGGTGACGACGGACCTCGGCTACAAGGCCGTTGCCTCCGATCCGCCGGCCGGCAAACGATTGTCCTTTCCGGATCTGCCCGATGCGGTAGCCGTGCTGCAGAACGAGGAGCATCTGGTTCTCGAGACTTCGCGGGCTGCGGAGTTTCAGCCCGGTGACGAGCTAATGGCAATTCCCCGGCATGTTTGTCCGACCTCGGCGCTGCATAAGTCGGTATATGTCGTCTCCGACGGGAAGTTGCAGGAGAGCTGGGATGTGGTGGGGCGTGATCGCGTACTGACGGTTTAG
- a CDS encoding FAD-dependent oxidoreductase: MSPTDIKPIPVWQRVKRPRFERISGHGEFDVVVIGGGITGVTTAYLLKKAGKRVCLLERNRIGFVDTGLTTAHLTMVTDQRLPELVSKFGEEAAALAWQAGAQAINIIEANVNELEIDCQFHRVPGYLHESISGQRDESKYLEGDAEVARKLGFEAEFMEHVPYFNRPGVMFPSQAKFHPLKYLMAVAAAVEGGGCRVFEHAEVTEVQDDPQRVLVGEHEIKANRIVIATHVPLTGKTGLVNATLFQSKIYPYSSYVIGAKLPKRLVPDASFWDTTDPYYYLRVDPGSRNDYAIFGGKDHKTGQVDDTQQCFDQLRETLMNILPQAKPDRQWSGQVIETNDGLPYIGETAPGQFAATGFGGNGMTFGTIAATMARDYVLDRKNPWQELFSVDRKKLIAGGWDYVSENVDYPYYFVKDHLERPAAISPESLLPGEGKVIGIGGERVACSRGDDGELNAVSAICPHMGCVVHWNNGEKTWDCPCHGSRFQASGEVIGGPAESPLEKVSLDTGKIIKEEEEHSHSS, translated from the coding sequence ATGTCCCCGACCGACATCAAGCCCATTCCTGTCTGGCAGCGAGTCAAACGGCCTCGCTTCGAGCGAATCAGCGGCCACGGCGAGTTCGACGTCGTCGTCATTGGCGGCGGCATCACCGGCGTGACCACCGCTTATCTGCTGAAGAAGGCTGGTAAGCGAGTCTGCCTGCTGGAGCGAAATCGCATCGGCTTTGTCGACACCGGGCTGACGACCGCCCACCTGACGATGGTCACCGATCAGCGATTGCCGGAGCTGGTCAGCAAGTTCGGCGAAGAAGCCGCTGCGCTCGCCTGGCAGGCCGGCGCGCAGGCGATCAACATTATCGAAGCGAATGTGAATGAGCTGGAAATTGATTGCCAGTTTCATCGCGTGCCGGGTTACTTGCACGAATCGATTTCGGGCCAGCGCGATGAAAGCAAATATCTCGAAGGGGACGCGGAGGTCGCTCGCAAGCTCGGATTCGAAGCCGAGTTTATGGAGCACGTGCCGTATTTCAATCGGCCGGGTGTGATGTTTCCGTCGCAGGCCAAGTTTCATCCACTGAAGTATCTGATGGCCGTTGCCGCCGCGGTCGAAGGGGGCGGTTGTCGTGTCTTCGAGCATGCGGAAGTGACCGAAGTGCAGGATGATCCGCAGCGCGTGTTGGTCGGCGAGCACGAGATCAAAGCCAACCGCATCGTCATCGCCACGCACGTGCCGCTGACGGGCAAGACCGGCCTCGTCAACGCCACGCTGTTCCAATCCAAGATCTATCCCTACTCGTCGTACGTCATCGGCGCGAAGTTGCCCAAGCGACTGGTGCCCGATGCTTCGTTCTGGGATACGACGGATCCGTACTACTATCTGCGCGTCGATCCCGGCAGTCGCAACGACTACGCGATCTTCGGTGGCAAAGATCACAAAACCGGGCAAGTCGACGATACGCAGCAGTGCTTCGATCAACTGCGCGAAACGTTGATGAACATCTTGCCGCAGGCCAAGCCCGATCGGCAATGGTCGGGCCAAGTGATCGAAACCAACGACGGTCTGCCCTACATCGGCGAAACGGCGCCGGGCCAATTTGCCGCGACCGGCTTTGGTGGCAACGGCATGACCTTCGGCACGATCGCCGCCACCATGGCCCGCGACTATGTGCTCGATCGGAAAAATCCCTGGCAGGAACTCTTCTCGGTTGATCGAAAGAAGTTGATCGCCGGCGGCTGGGATTATGTCTCGGAGAACGTCGACTATCCGTATTACTTCGTAAAGGATCACCTCGAGCGCCCAGCAGCGATCAGCCCCGAGTCATTGCTCCCCGGCGAGGGCAAAGTCATTGGCATCGGCGGCGAACGCGTGGCCTGCTCGCGCGGCGACGACGGCGAACTCAATGCCGTTTCGGCGATCTGCCCGCACATGGGTTGCGTCGTACACTGGAACAACGGCGAGAAAACCTGGGACTGCCCTTGTCACGGTTCGCGGTTCCAAGCGAGCGGCGAAGTGATCGGCGGCCCAGCAGAATCGCCGCTGGAAAAGGTTTCGCTCGATACAGGTAAGATCATCAAAGAAGAGGAAGAGCACTCGCACTCATCGTGA
- a CDS encoding FmdB family zinc ribbon protein, whose translation MPLFDYQCDDCHAEVELLIRGDERPECPTCHSSNMQKQLSAPAAHMASSSGGMPMMGGGCGKPQCGQGRCMGGM comes from the coding sequence ATGCCTTTGTTTGATTATCAATGCGACGATTGCCACGCCGAAGTCGAACTCTTGATTCGCGGTGACGAACGGCCTGAATGCCCGACCTGCCATAGCTCGAACATGCAGAAGCAACTGAGCGCACCCGCGGCCCACATGGCGAGCAGCAGCGGCGGCATGCCGATGATGGGTGGCGGTTGCGGCAAGCCCCAGTGTGGCCAGGGCCGCTGCATGGGCGGCATGTAG
- a CDS encoding DUF1559 domain-containing protein, whose product MPCTPHRRAAAFTLVELLVTIAIIGVLVALLLPAVQAAREAARRISCGNNLKQLGLSFQNYHDNWLKFPPGGVTFGACCNSPSYESWPILLLPHLESNNLSQQYDFTQTNEANANRIFREMKTNVFSCPSEAEPAQLLKPESGPGNTLDYRTSTYRGVGGKSDGNGWWDSYPQYTTLPLEWRGVLHLVDNRGELTCERIAGVTDGTSNTWLVGEYSTKSRSRRRTFWAYSYGSYNRSDCVAQSRTLMNDYDRCSAIAGTGLEQACNRGWGSFHAGVIQYLLVDGSVRPVNTAVDMSLFADLASISGGELRQVP is encoded by the coding sequence ATGCCCTGCACTCCCCATCGCCGAGCCGCAGCTTTCACGCTGGTGGAACTGCTCGTCACCATCGCCATCATTGGCGTCTTGGTGGCGCTGTTGTTGCCCGCCGTGCAAGCGGCGCGAGAAGCGGCACGGCGGATCAGTTGCGGCAACAATCTGAAGCAGCTCGGCCTGTCCTTTCAGAACTATCACGACAATTGGCTGAAGTTTCCGCCCGGCGGCGTGACGTTCGGTGCTTGCTGCAACAGCCCGAGCTACGAATCGTGGCCGATCTTGCTGTTGCCCCATTTGGAAAGCAACAATCTCTCGCAGCAATACGACTTCACGCAGACCAACGAAGCCAACGCGAATCGCATTTTTCGAGAAATGAAGACCAACGTCTTCTCTTGTCCATCTGAGGCAGAGCCAGCCCAATTGCTCAAACCCGAATCGGGTCCGGGCAACACGCTCGACTATCGCACCTCGACTTATCGCGGCGTCGGCGGCAAGAGCGATGGCAATGGCTGGTGGGACAGCTATCCGCAATACACGACTCTTCCCTTGGAATGGCGCGGCGTGCTGCACCTCGTCGACAATCGAGGTGAGCTCACCTGCGAAAGGATTGCGGGCGTCACCGACGGCACGAGCAACACCTGGCTCGTCGGCGAATACAGCACGAAGTCGCGCTCGCGGCGGCGAACATTCTGGGCTTACTCCTACGGCTCGTACAATCGCTCAGATTGTGTCGCGCAGAGTCGCACGTTGATGAACGACTACGACCGCTGTTCCGCCATCGCCGGCACCGGCCTCGAGCAAGCCTGCAACCGCGGCTGGGGAAGTTTTCACGCCGGCGTGATTCAATACCTGCTCGTCGACGGCAGTGTCCGGCCGGTCAACACGGCAGTCGACATGAGCCTCTTCGCCGATCTGGCGAGCATCAGCGGCGGCGAACTTCGCCAAGTGCCGTAA